In a genomic window of Oncorhynchus keta strain PuntledgeMale-10-30-2019 chromosome 28, Oket_V2, whole genome shotgun sequence:
- the LOC118360848 gene encoding uncharacterized protein LOC118360848 — MHVPSPLPSNMDEVLDGEKEKEEDSSPSTHLHILTPPHVSIAEASDDKNEEKGGGTSQEEPKDSSSSTPRSSSPTPLHSSMTEASDVDEEEKEEEEGGAFTLEHTEPHSELDPPHTEIQANMPSSLEDVLYQSVLSATPNVVVGKLVEEEEDVEEVEIEVSEHGSKVKEDPRQEAEKDAEEENEKSFRIQETSTSSSSRLEHPSEYTHCKLIRAEEGSKSQIKVFSEASPSLPEESDDKQLTSMDDSMAREDGVLMLEAVGPKLESFQAGGEVGVVVDVVAICPWHPPMVTVTHLGPTGEDRMTQSLASHTAELPNDISQTSHPVSHQRFKRGVAAGLSELAAVLSEDSGNSKQQDDITAREHTTPGLESQTPLGVQRKTLSFAVTENISESSMTMTQDGTSSSNEEDATSADEEETFQVSSETGLPSRSSEAQITKPLSPQAEPTLDRTLIPSIIFLSVAIGLVVGLHEPSTFLFMGLFLVSLCF; from the coding sequence ATGCATGttccttcacctctccccagTAATATGGATGAAGTCTTAGATggtgagaaagagaaggaggaggatagTAGTCCCTCTACACACCTGCACATTCTAACACCACCTCATGTCAGCATTGCTGAAGCATCAGATGACAAGAATgaggaaaagggaggaggaaCATCCCAGGAAGAGCCCAAAGATAGTAGTTCTTCCACACCTCGGAGCTCGTCTCCAACACCTCTCCACAGCAGCATGACTGAAGCCTCAGATGTTGATGAggaggaaaaagaggaggaggagggaggagccttcactctggaacacacagaaccacactCCGAACTTGACCCACCTCACACGGAGATCCAAGCCAACATGCCTTCTTCACTGGAAGATGTTTTATATCAGAGTGTGCTTTCTGCAACACCAAATGTAGTGGTAGGGAagttggtggaggaggaggaggatgttgagGAGGTGGAGATCGAGGTGTCGGAGCATGGGTCAAAGGTGAAGGAGGATCCAAGGCAGGAAGCAGAGAAAGATGCCGAGGAGGAAAATGAGAAGTCCTTCAGAATTCAGGAGACAAGCACCAGCTCCTCAAGTCGCCTAGAACATCCCTCAGAGTACACCCACTGTAAGCTCATCAGAGCTGAAGAGGGTAGCAAATCCCAGATAAAGGTTTTCTCTGAggcctccccatctctccctgaaGAGTCTGATGATAAGCAGCTGACATCAATGGATGACAGCATGGCCAGAGAAGATGGAGTCCTGATGCTAGAGGCTGTTGGGCCCAAGCTAGAGAGCTTCCAGGCAGGTGGCGAAGTAGGTGTAGTTGTAGATGTAGTAGCCATCTGTCCGTGGCACCCTCCCATGGTGACCGTGACACACCTTGGGCCCACAGGAGAGGACAGAATGACCCAGAGTCTGGCCAGCCACACTGCTGAGCTGCCCAATGACATCTCACAGACATCCCACCCTGTGTCTCACCAGCGCTTCAAGCGAGGGGTGGCAGCCGGCCTGAGCGAGCTGGCAGCTGTGCTCTCTGAGGACTCAGGCAACTCTAAGCAGCAGGATGACATCACTGCTAGGGAACACACCACTCCTGGGTTGGAGAGCCAGACACCTCTGGGAGTTCAGCGCAAAACCTTATCTTTTGCAGTCACAGAGAACATCTCAGAGTCATCCATGACCATGACCCAAGATGGTACTAGCAGTTCAAATGAGGAAGACGCTACTTCGGCTGACGAAGAGGAGACTTTCCAGGTTTCCTCAGAAACAGGTCTACCAAGCAGATCATCAGAGGCTCAGATCACCAAGCCCCTAAGCCCCCAGGCTGAACCgaccctggacaggacactgatCCCATCCATCATATTCCTGAGTGTGGCCATCGGTCTCGTCGTCGGGCTTCATGAACCCAGCACCTTCCTCTTCATGGGACTATTCCTTGTCTCCCTCTGTTTCTGA